Proteins from a genomic interval of Pseudomonas paeninsulae:
- a CDS encoding DUF6691 family protein, whose amino-acid sequence MRKLSALLAGVLFGIGLLLAGMANPAKVLGFLDLAGAWDPSLALVMIGAIAVAAGPLAWAKGRAQSLLGAPMQIPSKRELDPRLIGGSLLFGIGWGIAGICPGPALAILFSGHWQIIVFVPAMLAGMLLFTALQRRRGL is encoded by the coding sequence ATGCGCAAGCTGAGTGCGTTGCTGGCCGGTGTGCTGTTCGGGATTGGCCTGCTGCTGGCCGGCATGGCCAATCCGGCCAAGGTGCTGGGCTTTCTCGATCTGGCCGGTGCCTGGGATCCATCGTTGGCGCTGGTGATGATTGGCGCCATCGCGGTCGCCGCGGGGCCGCTGGCCTGGGCCAAGGGGCGTGCGCAATCGTTGCTGGGCGCGCCGATGCAAATACCGTCCAAGCGCGAGCTGGATCCGCGCCTGATCGGCGGCAGTCTGCTGTTCGGCATCGGTTGGGGGATTGCCGGGATCTGTCCGGGACCGGCGCTGGCCATTTTGTTCAGCGGCCATTGGCAAATCATCGTTTTCGTTCCGGCCATGCTGGCCGGGATGTTGTTGTTCACCGCGCTGCAACGCCGGCGCGGCCTTTAA
- a CDS encoding YgaP family membrane protein, producing the protein MNTNVGTIDRSLRIAAGLILIGLSVSGAIGLWGWIGVVPLATGLLRTCPAYSLLGIKTCKRS; encoded by the coding sequence ATGAACACCAATGTTGGCACCATCGACCGCAGCCTGCGCATCGCCGCCGGCTTGATACTGATCGGCCTGAGCGTGAGTGGCGCTATCGGCCTGTGGGGCTGGATCGGCGTCGTGCCACTGGCTACCGGCCTGCTGCGTACATGCCCGGCGTATTCGTTGCTGGGCATCAAAACCTGCAAACGTTCCTGA